Part of the Spirochaeta isovalerica genome, CTGATGATCCGATGAATGATGGCAATTGGAAATGAGATCGAGAGCCATCAGAGAGGAATGGAAGCTGATATTTTCATGCTCCAGAGCTGTCGAAAGAAGACCTTTCGACAGCGCGAACCCCGTCTTATCCCTGGAATGGAGAATTCTTCTGACCGAATGAGCCGCTTCTCGAGTCAGTTCATATCCGCCCTTTTCATCTCTGGAAAAACGGACATTTACACGGTCGACAAGAAATTGCTCAACCATGGCCGGACCCTCTTCAGCAACGAGTCTGACGGCATCTCTGTTGTTTATATAGGAACCGGCCTTCAGGATGTCCTGAAAGATGAGATCCGGTGAATCATCGTAACCCGGTCCCACAATCCCGCCCTGAGCATACAGGGTATTCGATTCAGCAGGATCACTGTTTTTTGTTATCAGAGAGACTTTCAGGCCGTTGTCGGCCGCTTCGATTGCGGCGCAGAGCCCCGCGACACCTGTGCCGATGACCAGAACATCACTGTAATTTCTCAGTTCCAAACAGTTACCCTATTTTCAGAGTAAAATCGAAAGCCCCGACAGAATGCGTCAGACTTCCCACAGAGATGAAGTGTACACCGGTCGGGCTGTATTTTTTTATTTTTTCAATGTGCATATTTCCCGAAGCTTCAAAAGAGACCGTGCCGTCGCCCAGAGCGACAGCCTGAGCCGTCTCATTGGGATCCATATTATCGAGCATGATTCGATCGACTCCGAGGGATACGGCCTCACGGACTTCCTGAAGGTTGCGGCATTCCACTTCGATTTCGAAAGCGCCGTCCCATTTATCCCGGACCTTGCCGACCGCCGCAGTGATCGAACCGGAGGCATCTATGTGATTGTCCTTGATCATGACCATATCATATAACCCGAACCTGTGATTGGTTCCTCCCCCGACGGAAACCGCATATTTCGACAAACTTCGATAACCGGGAAGAGTTTTTCTTGTATCCAGGACAACAGCTCCCCCGTTTTCCTTTGCAGCGGCAACGCAGAGATCGGTCTCCGTCGCTATTCCCGAAAGAAATGATAGAAAATTGATGGCCGTCCTTTCAGCCTCAAGCACAGCTGCTGTCAGTCCGGAAATCTCAGCGACTTTATCTCCGGGTTTTAAGAGTGAGCCATCTTTTTTAAAAATCGTAACAGACAGTGAAGGATCGACTTTTATGAAAACCTGCCGGAAAAAATCAATCCCCGCCAGGATTCCACTGTCTTTGCTGTATAGGACAGCAGTTGTCATATCATCTGCGAATATGGCTCTCGAGGTGACGTCTCCGACTTCCTTCAGATCCTCTTCCAGAGCTAATTCGAGAATTTTTTCGAAATATTTATCTTTCATAGGTGGGATTCTACGATGGATTTTTTTTTATTTCAACAGAGATGCTGTTTGACAGAATCAATAGCAATATAATATATTTTTATTGTGATTGAAGATGATTTCAGCTATCTCCCCGTAAGTCTCAGAGCTTTTCTAAAAGCTGCAGGTTTTTCCGGATCGGTAAGATCTGTAAAAAAAATAAAATGCCATGCAAATGTTCTTACAGCAGTCGGCATAACAGGCGATAAAGTCGGTTTTCTTACTTTGACAATGGATCAGGAAAATGCCGTGACCCTTTCGCGCCGTTTCGCCAACCTGATGGAAATACCCATTGCATCGGAGGAACTTGACGATTCCCATCTCGAAGCCCTGGCGGAATTGACCAACCAAATCGCCGGCAGAGTCGTTATGTTTATGGAAGAGAACAAAACAAACTGTTCCATTACTCCGCCCAGCATAATGTCCGGCGGAGACATATCATTCAGCCTGAACACAATGAAAGTCCACAGGATTTATAAAATTACTTTAAAAAACAGCTACTTCTACGTCTCAGTCGGCATAAAATAACCTCAATTTAAAAAAAGGAAGCGCATTTATGGAAAACCCGGAAATTTCAGAGTCAGCAGAAGAGGTCCTTCTCTTCTACCCCGGTGATTTTACCGAGGAAAATGATCTCTATGATCAAAATGAAGACGATTATGATTTCGATGAAGATGAGAGTTATGACGACGGGATCGCCGGATCATCAAAACAGGACGAAGACTGGGAATACGGATATGAAGATGATTCCGACGAGCTGACCAACCAGGAGACCGGATCTTCCGCTTTCCAGCAGGAAATAGAAGACAGTCTCCAGGAAACTGAGGATTACGACGCGATCGACGACTGATAAATGATTTCACCGTCGGACCAGCGGTCTTCAAGATCGTAAAACCGGCGCGATTCCTCATCCATCAGATTTATAATATAGTCGCCACAGTCAAAAAGGACCCATCCTTCAGAATCATCCCTGTTTCTTGGGTTTCTGATATCATCCCCGACCGATAGAACGTATTTTTTCACTTCGTTTTTCATTCCCCGGATATGGGTCGCACTGGTCCCTGTGGCAATGATAATATAGTCGCCCCAGCTGCATAAGCCGGTTACTTTCATAATCTCCACATCCAGAGCTTTATTGTCTTCAAGAACATGAGCCACTTCCATGACTCTTTTATTTAACGTATCTTCCATCAAAATCCTTTCCTAATATAAGTGTTATATCTATCGTGTCATCGAGAGACTCATCAGCCTCAGAATGCCATCTTTCGCATTTCAGTAATGCGGCCAGCCCTTTAGCCGCATCGGGGTTCCCTTTTCTATCAAGTATAACCGTTTTTTCTACTTCCTGGCCGTCCGTTCTGGTCGCGTTCCCCAATCCGGCTATTTTATATCCGAAGCTTTTCAGAATCTGGGAAGTTCTGGACGCCAGGCCGTTAATATCCGTACCGTTAAGTATTTCAACGGAAAAAGCAACGCCCTGATCCGACAGGGACTGTATATTCACAAGATAATCTTCGATCTGATTGACCAGCTCTTTGAGAAGCCTCTCGTCATAGTGAGGAAAAAGGAGCTCTTTGTTGTCAACAAACCGCTTGACTCCCAGCACTTTGTTATACTGCAGACGATCCATATCCAGGTCGGAGAGATAGGAAAGAAAGTTCTCAAAGGATTTCCTGTCCATATTGGTCACGGCCATATCCCGGGTAAAATCACTGACCTCATCGGTCGAGAGATATCCCCGGCTGTCAGCCATTTTTTCCAGTAAAGATTTGATGAACTTGTGGTTACGGTCGATTTTTTCCGAATCCGATTCTCCATCTATATTGTAAAGCAGATATGAAACGACTTTCGCGCCGTCCAGAGTCACGCTGCCTGAAGGAAGAAGGTATGTTCTGCCGTCTTTCCTAATGTCTACCGGGTTGGCAATAAAGAGGTTCAGACCATCGATGAGATCAACCATTTTCTCAAGATTTTCGAGAGAAATGATATAATAAAAAGGGATATCGATCCCAGTCAGATCTCCGACTTTCGCTCTGTAGGGATCAATATTGTCTTCGTCGTAGAGAATATCGATACGATCCACTTTTTTCAGATTGGAAATAATCGAACCCGTATTCCCGGGAATATCGAGGACAGCGCCTTTTCCGGTATCGTGATAAAAAAGAAAAAGCTCCGTCAGCAGAGGCTTGTCTTCCTCTGATACGATTATCATAACAGGTACGATAGCTTCTGATTTTACCATCTCCGACATTTTATCAGTTCTGACCTGAAAATAAAGAAACAAAGCTGTGATGATTATAACGAGCATCATCACAATTAGTAAAATTAAAGATCTATCCTTTTCCTTTTCTCTCTTCAAGTGAGTTCCTCAATCATTTGCAGTAACGCCGGTTCAAGCGGCAGCCGCTTCGCCGCCAGATGACTCCTTATTGAACAGGCTATGGACAAAACCATATCATCTAAATCCAAAGAGAACAATCTCTCTCTTTCTTCTCCTGACAGATGCGTTCTGCCCTCTTCGATATAATCGGCGGCGAATACGATCTTGCCGACCCCGTCGAGTCCCGGCGATCCGGAAATATGATGGCGGACAGCCTGCAGAACGGAAGAATTTCTTATTCCGAAATCTCTTTCCAGAACAATGGCTCCGGCCTCTCCGTGGAGCATCACTGGATGCCGGTGCTTTCTTCCGGTAATCCGCTCCAGAACATCTGCTTCATATTCCCGGCAGATATCATGACCGAGACCGGCCAGAGAACAGAGCAAAGGGTCTTCTCCAAACCTTTCGGCAAGGAACCGGGAAGCCTTTTCCGCTCCTTCACTATGACGGAATCTACTCCCGGAAAGAGTCTCCTTCAAATGATGCCTGATTTTTTCGAGAGATCTATCCATATAAACGGTTTTCCCTTATATAGCGCAGGGCTTCAGGTGGAACAAGATCTGAAAGATCCTGTCCCGATTGAGCTAAATCACGAATTTGAGAAGAAGATAGAGAAAATATCCTGTTATCCGCGTATCGGTGGGGAAATGTCAGAGAAATCTCATGTTTGTACAAACGGTGGGCGATTATCAGATCGGCTAACTCGAAAATGCGCTCGGTTGACCGCCATTTATAAAAATTCTCAGCAAGATCATCGCCGATAATTAAACCGGGTTTACCCTCGAACTCATAATGACTGTATATATATTCGAGGGTATCGACCGTATAGGACACACCTTTTCTGCGGATTTCACAATCGGAATAGTCAGCCCAGTCATAAGGCCTCAGAGAAAGGCGGATCATTTCGAGCCGCTCATCTGCCGAGACATTGCCGGTAATGTCTTTGTGGGCGGGGAGAAACGACGGTACAAAGAGGATTCTGTCATAAGCGAATTCCTCCCTGACGATCTCAGCCAGATTGATATGTCCAAGATGAAGGGGATTAAACGTCCCTCCGAGCATTGTCAGTTTCATATATCAATGCGCCATGTTCAGCAGATTCAGCCGGACCTCCTCCAGACCGGTTCGGGCAAATACCGATATGGGGATGATTTTTTCATCGGGATACTTTTTCTGGAGTTCTTTTAACGATTCTTCAGTCCCTTCCACATCGGTTTTCGTCGCAATTATAATCCGCTGCTTTCTCAGTAGGGAAGATTCGAACTCTTCCAGTTCTTTTTTCAGATGCTCGAAAGCATCGAGATATCCGGGATCGCTAAGATCTATCATAAAAGCCAGTCCGGCGGTTCTGGCAATATGACGAAGAAACCGGAGCCCGAGTCCGGCTCCATGGGATGCGCCGTCAATGATTCCGGGAATGTCAGCCAGAACGACATCCTTATCGGCGATTCTGAGCATACCGAGATTCGGGATTTTTGTCGTAAAGGGATAAGCCCCGACTTTGGGATCGGCATTTGTCAACTCCCTGAGAAGACTGGATTTACCCGCATTGGGAAAACCGACAAATCCCACATCAGCGATCATATTCAGTTCAAGCATGATCTCAGCATATTGACCGGGAATTCCCGGCTGAGCATAACGGGGCACCTGTTTTTTGGAGGAACGGTAGTGCCAGTTACCAAGGCCGCCCCGGCCTCCCTGTAGAAAGACCCACTGCTCTCCATCTATGTTTTCGGAAAAATCCTTGATGATCTGTTTTGACTCATAATCGCGGATTATCGTTCCCGGGGGTACAGCAATAATGACGTCTTCACCGTCCTTACCATGCATTCTTCTCCCCATACCGGGCTGTCCGTTCTTCGCTTTAAATGTATGTTTTGCGTTCAGGTGGCTGAAAGTCTTTAAATTCTTTTTGACTTCGAACACCACATTTCCGCCTACTCCGCCGTCTCCGCCATCCGGTCCGCCTTTTGCGACATATTTCTCTCTGCGGAAAGAGACACATCCGGGACCGCCGTTACCGGAAAAAAGCTCAAGACGGGTTTCATCTATAAATCCCTGCACAATCGACCTTTTATTCTATTTATTCTCTGTAAGTTCATTACAGAGTCTTAGCACTGCAAAAGCCTACATACCGTGAGCAAAACTCCCGATAGGTAGGCTTCAGCAAGTTAATCCGACGGCATAAACCGCCGGTTTTCCATTGTAATAACTTTGCATCATAGACACAAAGCAAATCAATCAGATTATATAACCTGACTGTCTAGTTTGCTTCCGTAATAGAAACTCTCTTCTTTCCCTTTTTGAAGTGGAAAAGAACGTTTCCGCTTACTTTGGCAAAAAGAGTAAAGTCTCTTCCGAGTCCCACATTTTCACCGGGATGAATTTTTGTTCCTTTCTGACGTACGATGATTTCGCCGGCTTTAACTGTCTGTCCGCCGAAACGTTTTACACCGAGTCTTTTGGAATTGGAATCTCTTCCGTTCTTTGAGCTACCGCCACCTTTCTTATGAGCCATGAATCATTTCCTCATTACTAATAATTTCAAGTTTGATACAAGCGGGATATTCCCTCTCAAGGTCGGACAGACCGTTTAACAGAAATTCCGTTATTCCTTCCGTCCATTCCCGCTTCCCTTCATCGATCTTTAAAACATTCAGTTTAAAAGATCCTCTTTCTCCGGATTCGAACGTGCAATTCTTATTGAATCGCGAAATCAGAATCCGACCGGCCGTTCTCGAAAGAACCGTTACGGCGGAACAGACAATATCATATCCCTTTTCTCCGTAACCGGCGTGACCGCTGACGTCCAGATAAACCAGACAGGAACGATCATCGACAACAGCTCTGGCAGTTATCATTTACAGCTTGATATCCTCAACTGTAAGCATTGTGTACTGCTGTCTGTGACCCTGGGTCTTTTTGTAACCTTTTCTTCTTTTCTTCTTGAAGACGATTACTTTCTTGTCTTTGATTGTTTCACCAATCTTTGCTGTTACTTTTGCTCCATCCACATAGGGAGTTCCGATTTTAGTTTCCTTATCGTCGGAAACGAGCATAACTTTGTCAAGTTCAAGCGACTGTCCGGCTTCAGCGTCGAATCTGTCTACTCTGAGAACAGATCCTTTTTCAGCCTTGTACTGCTTTCCTTTGATTTCTACAAGAGCGTACATTAAACCAACCTCTTTAAAATATATTTTCGGCCGGCAGTAAACAGATCTCAGAGACCGGACTTCTCCCGTCGGACCATCCGGTCCGGGTGAGGTTCTAAAGCCCTAAAAATCTCCCGTCCTTACTACGGGCATCGAAATCCTAATAAAATAGCCGACTTTAATCAATGCGGAATCGGCTGTTCCCGACTACATTTTCTCAAGAAACCGAATATTAATCAGCTTGAACGCATTTTTCAAGACCTGGAGCACTGCTTTCGAGAGTTCGATTCTTGTAACAATCAGATCGGCATCGTCATTATTCAGTATGGGATTTTCATGATAGAACCGGCTGAAGTTCCTCGACAGCTCGTAAACGAAGGAGGCGATAACCGAGGGATTCATCTCCGAAGCGGCCTGATCGACCATACCGGGATAAGCGCCGATGAGCTTGACAAGTTCCCATGCTTCGGGAGATGCGAGCAACTCCGGTTTGAAAGCGCCGCCGGAATAATCGCCCTCTTCATACTTTCTCAGCATACTGCTGATTCGAGCCCCCATATACTGCATGTACGGCCCCGTGTTCCCGTTGAAGGACAGTGACTCCTTGGGATTGAAAACCATATCTTTTAGAGGAGAAATATGGAGCAGATAGTAGTTAAGAGCACCGAGGGCGATAGCGTGGGCTGTGCCCGTCACATCGTCCAGCTCTTCTTCACGGCCCTTGGTTTTAATCTCTTCCACCACCAGTTCTTCCAGCTGGGCCAGAAGATCGTCGGCGTCGACAACTGTGCCTTCCCGGGATTTCATTTTACCTTCCGGCAGATTGACCATGCCGTAGGAAAGATGATAGAGCTGATCCGCCCATTCGTACCCGAGCTTTTTCAACGTGTGAAAGAGAACTTTAAAGTGGTACTCCTGCTCATTTCCAACTACATATATAAGCCTGTCGAAAGGGAAATCTCCATGGCGGGCTATAGCTGTCCCGAGATCCTGGGTCACATAAACGGATGTTCCGTCTCCGCGGAGGAGAACTTTCGTATCCAGTCCGATGTCGCTCATATCCAGGCGGATGCTTCCGTCATCATCTTTATAAAAGTGTCCATCCTCCAGCCCTTTGAGAACGATATCCTTTCCGGACAGATAGGTTTCACTTTCAAAATAAAACCTGTCGAAGGAAATATCGGTCTTCTCATAAGTTTGATTGATACCATCGAGGGTCCACTTGTTCATGGTTTTCCAAAGCTCGCGGGTCGCGCTGTCGCCGTCTTCCCATTTTTTAAGCATTTCCTGAGCCTGTCCGTCTGCGCTTGAATCCTCTTTCGCCCAGTTGTTGTATTTTACGTAGTAATCTCCGACAAAATGGTCGCCCTTGACTCCCGTAGACTCAGGTGTTTCACCCTTTCCGAACTTGCTGTATGCCAGCATGGACTTGCAGATATGAACCCCTCTATTGTTGATCAGATTGACCTTCATGACTTCTGCGCCGGCCGCTTCGAGAATGCGCGCCGTGCTCTCTCCGAGAATATCGTTTCTCAGATGTCCGAGATGGAGCGGTTTGTTCGTATTGGGGCTGGAGAATTCAATCATGACTTTCTCACCCTTCAGACTACCGGTCCGTCCGTAATCGTCTTTTTTTTCCCCTACCGATTGAAGTACCGATTGAAAAACAGCCTGGCGGCTGATGAAAATATTGATATAGGGTCCGGCAGTTTTGGCTTCTCCAGGAATATCGCTACCGAGGCTGGCGGCGATATCAGCGGCGATGGCCGGAGGAGCTTTTCTGAAATCTCGGGCAAAGGGGAACATGGGAAATGCGAGATCGCCCATTTCCGGTTTAGGAGGTGTCTCAACGATGATTCTCGTTCTCGGATCATCCATCTCTATTCCCGCCTGAGCAGCGGCCTTTTTCAGAGAGGCGGCAATGATATCTTTCCATTGCTCTTTCAATTCCTGCATAATAAAACTCCTTTTGATGCATCTGGTGATCCATACCGCGGCAGCACGGGCTATCAGCTGACGAGAACAGCAACCAGCTCCAACGCTTCGCAAATGCGGTTCACCACACCGGCGGGCAGTAAACAAATTTCACAACCGGCCATAAGTATTTGCATATCTCTAATTAATAGCAAAAAAGAAAGCTGAGAGTCAATTGAAGGGTATTTTCAGAGTTCTTTTTCTTCCAGAACTTTCATTTCCGAAATGTATCGGACAATTTTATTAATAAGCAGCGAAAGAAGTTTAAAAGTCTCTCTCAATTCATTATTCGCCTTTCCCCCTATTGAGGAAATATTGGAAAGCGTATCATAGGCGCCACCGTCACCGACAACAATGCCCTGCAGCACTTTTGCCATCAGTCTCATATGACTGACAAAACCGGAAACAAGCGGCTCGATCTCCATGTCCAGATGCTCCAAAGCGTGAACGACGGCGTTCCGGTATGTCTGCTCTTCCGCATCTCCGGGAAACAGAGAATGATCAACAGGAAAATTGGAAGCGTTAATGATGTTTTTTAATCCGGTAAATTTTTTACCCAGCATATCTATATAAGCAAGGACTTTATCAAACTCGGCCTTATTATCTTTTTTATAGAAATCCCCTTCCCTCCTGATAATCATGAAAGTGGAATAGAAGCGGTTGGGCAGAATTTCCGAAAGAAAAGACTGAACGAAAGCCAGGCTCTTTTCATACATGGCCGGACTTCCCGGAAAATAATGATTCCTCGTATATTTTTCAATCGGCTTAATGTACCTTACCCCGGTCAGCGAACAGATATCCTTTTCCGAATCGTTTTTCTTTCTCTCATTAACGAAAAAAGCATAAGTGCGGGTAATTCTTGATGACCAGAATTTCCTGAAAACGCGGAACCAGTCATCGACCAGCGGTGGAGTCTGAGATCCTTTTGAAAGATCACCGGACAAAACTCTGACCAGATTTTCGAGCGGAACATTTTTATTAAAGTTTCTGATAATAGAAAGGAAGGTATCAGCAGCCATCATCTTTCTGCTCAGGATTTCTCCCGGTCCCTCTTTTGAATTCTCATAGAGGAAGAGAGCTTCCAGCGCACGAACGGTCGGCGGCTTATTGAGAGATTTGATAATACCTGACAGCTCGAGAAGAGATTCATGCACGTCCTCGATCCTGCAGACCGGTTCAGCTCCCGGCACAATTGTATCAAAACTCTTCAATATGGCCCCGATATCATAATTCGACAGCAGATGGAGGCTGTAGAGACTCTGGCAGGCTTCATTCATTATCGAACAGTCAAGATCGGAAACCGATTCCATCTTCATATTGAAGAATTCGTCTATTTCAGCTTTTATTTCTGATGAATCTCTCTCCATTTCCTCTTTCTCAAGAATCCAGGGATCGGTTTTATCAAGCAGTTCCCGCTGCAGGTCCGGTAGAACGATACCTCCTATAAATGCATAAAAGTCCTGTTTATTATCGTAACTGAAAATCTGCCTGAGCGGTTTTCTGAAAAAGCGGCACGGTTCCTTTAATTTGGCTAATTCGTCATAGAAGGCTTTTTTAAGAACCTGAGTTTTAAAATCAGCTAGTTCGCTGTTGTTGAAATACTTTTTCCGTAAAAGATTGACTTTATACTCTTTAAGAAGCGTCGGAATATCCTTCTGCTTCACCAGAGATTGCAGAAAAAGTACTATTTTCTGCAACACATTAAGAGTTTCGTAATCCAGCTGATTCTGCTGAAAATCACTTTCCGCTGTTTCTTCCTGAGATACAAGCGGCTCCTGTGAAAGATCGATGGACATTTCCATCTTTTCCAGCAGTTCTTTTTTTTCTATAGTGGATAAATTAATTATAAGTTTGTCAAAATTCGTCTGATTATCCATGTTTCTAATTTTATTTCTATTATATGCTCAAAGCAACAAAGAGTAAGGATTTATTATGAAGAACTTGAAGAAAATAACAATTTTCGACACAACTTTGAGAGACGGGACTCAGGGAACGGGCATAAATCTCACCCTGAAGGACAAACTTGATATAGCAGCCAGACTTGATGATGCGGGAATTGACTATATTGAGGGCGGTTTTCCCCTTTCTTCCGAGAAGGAAGCTTCATTTTTCAGACTGGCAAAAAACGAGAATTATCAACATTCCAAAATCGCAGCTTTCGGCTCTACGAGAAAATCCGGCAATAAAGTTGAGTCTGATCCCTACATTACCGCTATGCTTGAAGCGGAAACTCCTGCTGTTGTAGTGGTCGGCAAATCCTGGAAAGAGCATGTTGAAAAGGTAATCAATACGACTTTCGAAGAAAACATTGAAATGATCTACGACTCTATCTCCTATCTGAAAAAAGAAGGGAGAGAAGTCATTTTTGATCTGGAACATTTTTTTGACGGATACAAGGGCGATATGGAGTATGCCCTCAGGGTTTTGCAGACCGGAACTGAAGCCGGTGCCGATTCTCTCGTGCTCTGCGACACGAATGGCGGTACACTTCCCACAGAAGTCATGGAAATTATCAGAAGTCTTCCTCAGGATAAACTGGCCCCTATCGGCGTCCATTATCATAATGATACGGGCAACGCCGTTGCCAATTCCATCCTCTCCGTAGAAGCCGGAGCGACCCACATTCAGGGGACGATAAACGGCTGGGGAGAACGGTGCGGCAATGCCAATCTCTGCATTATCGTTCCGAACCTGGCTTTAAAGATGAATCGCGTTACCAACATGAATGACAATATTGACGGCTTGACATCGCTCTCCAGGTTTGTGGCAGAAAAAGCGAATATCATTCCCGATAAAAATCAGCCCTACGTCGGTGAAACAGCCTTCAGCCATAAAGC contains:
- the nadC gene encoding carboxylating nicotinate-nucleotide diphosphorylase, coding for MKDKYFEKILELALEEDLKEVGDVTSRAIFADDMTTAVLYSKDSGILAGIDFFRQVFIKVDPSLSVTIFKKDGSLLKPGDKVAEISGLTAAVLEAERTAINFLSFLSGIATETDLCVAAAKENGGAVVLDTRKTLPGYRSLSKYAVSVGGGTNHRFGLYDMVMIKDNHIDASGSITAAVGKVRDKWDGAFEIEVECRNLQEVREAVSLGVDRIMLDNMDPNETAQAVALGDGTVSFEASGNMHIEKIKKYSPTGVHFISVGSLTHSVGAFDFTLKIG
- a CDS encoding chemotaxis protein CheX — protein: MIEDDFSYLPVSLRAFLKAAGFSGSVRSVKKIKCHANVLTAVGITGDKVGFLTLTMDQENAVTLSRRFANLMEIPIASEELDDSHLEALAELTNQIAGRVVMFMEENKTNCSITPPSIMSGGDISFSLNTMKVHRIYKITLKNSYFYVSVGIK
- the rsfS gene encoding ribosome silencing factor, with translation MEDTLNKRVMEVAHVLEDNKALDVEIMKVTGLCSWGDYIIIATGTSATHIRGMKNEVKKYVLSVGDDIRNPRNRDDSEGWVLFDCGDYIINLMDEESRRFYDLEDRWSDGEIIYQSSIAS
- a CDS encoding LCP family protein; the encoded protein is MVKSEAIVPVMIIVSEEDKPLLTELFLFYHDTGKGAVLDIPGNTGSIISNLKKVDRIDILYDEDNIDPYRAKVGDLTGIDIPFYYIISLENLEKMVDLIDGLNLFIANPVDIRKDGRTYLLPSGSVTLDGAKVVSYLLYNIDGESDSEKIDRNHKFIKSLLEKMADSRGYLSTDEVSDFTRDMAVTNMDRKSFENFLSYLSDLDMDRLQYNKVLGVKRFVDNKELLFPHYDERLLKELVNQIEDYLVNIQSLSDQGVAFSVEILNGTDINGLASRTSQILKSFGYKIAGLGNATRTDGQEVEKTVILDRKGNPDAAKGLAALLKCERWHSEADESLDDTIDITLILGKDFDGRYVK
- the yqeK gene encoding bis(5'-nucleosyl)-tetraphosphatase (symmetrical) YqeK, which translates into the protein MDRSLEKIRHHLKETLSGSRFRHSEGAEKASRFLAERFGEDPLLCSLAGLGHDICREYEADVLERITGRKHRHPVMLHGEAGAIVLERDFGIRNSSVLQAVRHHISGSPGLDGVGKIVFAADYIEEGRTHLSGEERERLFSLDLDDMVLSIACSIRSHLAAKRLPLEPALLQMIEELT
- the nadD gene encoding nicotinate (nicotinamide) nucleotide adenylyltransferase, with product MKLTMLGGTFNPLHLGHINLAEIVREEFAYDRILFVPSFLPAHKDITGNVSADERLEMIRLSLRPYDWADYSDCEIRRKGVSYTVDTLEYIYSHYEFEGKPGLIIGDDLAENFYKWRSTERIFELADLIIAHRLYKHEISLTFPHRYADNRIFSLSSSQIRDLAQSGQDLSDLVPPEALRYIRENRLYG
- the obgE gene encoding GTPase ObgE, with amino-acid sequence MQGFIDETRLELFSGNGGPGCVSFRREKYVAKGGPDGGDGGVGGNVVFEVKKNLKTFSHLNAKHTFKAKNGQPGMGRRMHGKDGEDVIIAVPPGTIIRDYESKQIIKDFSENIDGEQWVFLQGGRGGLGNWHYRSSKKQVPRYAQPGIPGQYAEIMLELNMIADVGFVGFPNAGKSSLLRELTNADPKVGAYPFTTKIPNLGMLRIADKDVVLADIPGIIDGASHGAGLGLRFLRHIARTAGLAFMIDLSDPGYLDAFEHLKKELEEFESSLLRKQRIIIATKTDVEGTEESLKELQKKYPDEKIIPISVFARTGLEEVRLNLLNMAH
- the rpmA gene encoding 50S ribosomal protein L27, which codes for MAHKKGGGSSKNGRDSNSKRLGVKRFGGQTVKAGEIIVRQKGTKIHPGENVGLGRDFTLFAKVSGNVLFHFKKGKKRVSITEAN
- a CDS encoding ribosomal-processing cysteine protease Prp, yielding MITARAVVDDRSCLVYLDVSGHAGYGEKGYDIVCSAVTVLSRTAGRILISRFNKNCTFESGERGSFKLNVLKIDEGKREWTEGITEFLLNGLSDLEREYPACIKLEIISNEEMIHGS
- the rplU gene encoding 50S ribosomal protein L21; translated protein: MYALVEIKGKQYKAEKGSVLRVDRFDAEAGQSLELDKVMLVSDDKETKIGTPYVDGAKVTAKIGETIKDKKVIVFKKKRRKGYKKTQGHRQQYTMLTVEDIKL
- the argS gene encoding arginine--tRNA ligase encodes the protein MQELKEQWKDIIAASLKKAAAQAGIEMDDPRTRIIVETPPKPEMGDLAFPMFPFARDFRKAPPAIAADIAASLGSDIPGEAKTAGPYINIFISRQAVFQSVLQSVGEKKDDYGRTGSLKGEKVMIEFSSPNTNKPLHLGHLRNDILGESTARILEAAGAEVMKVNLINNRGVHICKSMLAYSKFGKGETPESTGVKGDHFVGDYYVKYNNWAKEDSSADGQAQEMLKKWEDGDSATRELWKTMNKWTLDGINQTYEKTDISFDRFYFESETYLSGKDIVLKGLEDGHFYKDDDGSIRLDMSDIGLDTKVLLRGDGTSVYVTQDLGTAIARHGDFPFDRLIYVVGNEQEYHFKVLFHTLKKLGYEWADQLYHLSYGMVNLPEGKMKSREGTVVDADDLLAQLEELVVEEIKTKGREEELDDVTGTAHAIALGALNYYLLHISPLKDMVFNPKESLSFNGNTGPYMQYMGARISSMLRKYEEGDYSGGAFKPELLASPEAWELVKLIGAYPGMVDQAASEMNPSVIASFVYELSRNFSRFYHENPILNNDDADLIVTRIELSKAVLQVLKNAFKLINIRFLEKM
- a CDS encoding DUF5312 family protein; protein product: MDNQTNFDKLIINLSTIEKKELLEKMEMSIDLSQEPLVSQEETAESDFQQNQLDYETLNVLQKIVLFLQSLVKQKDIPTLLKEYKVNLLRKKYFNNSELADFKTQVLKKAFYDELAKLKEPCRFFRKPLRQIFSYDNKQDFYAFIGGIVLPDLQRELLDKTDPWILEKEEMERDSSEIKAEIDEFFNMKMESVSDLDCSIMNEACQSLYSLHLLSNYDIGAILKSFDTIVPGAEPVCRIEDVHESLLELSGIIKSLNKPPTVRALEALFLYENSKEGPGEILSRKMMAADTFLSIIRNFNKNVPLENLVRVLSGDLSKGSQTPPLVDDWFRVFRKFWSSRITRTYAFFVNERKKNDSEKDICSLTGVRYIKPIEKYTRNHYFPGSPAMYEKSLAFVQSFLSEILPNRFYSTFMIIRREGDFYKKDNKAEFDKVLAYIDMLGKKFTGLKNIINASNFPVDHSLFPGDAEEQTYRNAVVHALEHLDMEIEPLVSGFVSHMRLMAKVLQGIVVGDGGAYDTLSNISSIGGKANNELRETFKLLSLLINKIVRYISEMKVLEEKEL